One genomic region from Enoplosus armatus isolate fEnoArm2 chromosome 17, fEnoArm2.hap1, whole genome shotgun sequence encodes:
- the LOC139300727 gene encoding uncharacterized protein translates to MFVLYCVIALIVIIGIIGIIGMLCLYLPWKRELRKQHNTAEVSQLSFLRYLQTSSCLRKVISQPETGQAEEPRLSDKPSPTGSQDDIEEDDTLESVHVHSIDLKADGEAPQSLSLHCNLSKEGIQLSKNGHTSTPDANSAYDHRAMHRNLGDDPRGVIDNKGKDIVKILEVRGGRTLGDGGPEDHEIEGQPLLSAIQHFDMKGEAAALVNRRGQDPDPVSRGSTAPDTDVESTPNMKN, encoded by the exons A tgtttgtgctataTTGTGTGATAGCGCTGATTGTGATCATTGGGATCATTGGGATCATTGGGATGCTTTGTCTTTACCTGCCTTGGAAAAGGGAATTGAG GAAGCAGCACAACACAGCTGAAGTTTCGCAGCTCAGTTTTTTAAGATACCTGCAGACTTCCTCTTGTCTCAGAAAGGTTATTTCCCAGCCAGAGACAGGACAGGCAGAAGAACCTAG GCTGAGTGATAAACCATCTCCCACTGGTTCACAAGATGATATTGAGGAAGATGACACACTTGAAAGTGTGCACGTTCACAG CATTGATCTTAAGGCTGATGGCGAGGCTCCTCAATCCCTCAGTCTGCACTGCAACTTGAGCAAGGAGGGAATCCAGCTGTCTAAAAA TGGACACACAAGTACCCCTGACGCTAACAGTGCCTATGATCATCGAGCCATGCACAG GAACTTGGGGGATGATCCACGAGGAGTGATTGACAACAAAGGAAAAGACATTGTTAA GATCTTGGAAGTGCGCGGTGGACGGACTCTTGGTGATGGCGGTCCTGAAGATCATGAGATTGAAGGACAACCTCTGCT ATCTGCCATccaacattttgacatgaaagGTGAAGCCGCAGCTTTGGTGAACAGGCGCGGCCAAGACCCAGACCCGGTCAGCAGGGGCTCTACTGCACCA GACACTGACGTGGAGTCAACACCCAACATGAAGAACTAG